From a single Collimonas pratensis genomic region:
- a CDS encoding glycine zipper 2TM domain-containing protein, translating into MDNPKPSNRIHPLVATAAVAVTLASLVGVAAMTGLFPSSQSTPASVAAMAPGSADYNQQQQPLMNNGAQQGGQNGNYAQAPMQSQQPQQQAAPRPEYAQAPRQSAPLQPAICHSCGQVESIQAIQHAAPPSGLGIAAGAVLGGVLGHQVGHGNGNTLATVAGAVGGGFAGNEVEKRTRTNTTYQVMVRMEDGKLRSFPQSGQGWRVGDPVRVVNGHLEGRG; encoded by the coding sequence ATGGACAACCCGAAACCAAGCAACCGCATTCACCCGCTGGTCGCTACCGCAGCCGTGGCAGTCACACTGGCCAGCCTGGTAGGCGTGGCCGCGATGACCGGCTTGTTCCCTAGCTCACAGTCGACACCGGCCTCAGTGGCCGCGATGGCGCCAGGCTCTGCCGACTACAACCAGCAGCAGCAGCCGCTGATGAACAACGGCGCGCAGCAAGGTGGCCAGAACGGCAATTATGCGCAAGCGCCGATGCAGTCCCAGCAGCCGCAACAGCAAGCTGCCCCGCGTCCTGAATATGCACAGGCGCCGCGCCAGTCGGCGCCGCTGCAACCGGCAATCTGCCACAGCTGCGGCCAGGTCGAATCGATCCAGGCGATCCAGCATGCAGCGCCGCCTAGCGGCCTGGGCATCGCAGCCGGTGCCGTATTAGGCGGTGTGCTCGGCCATCAGGTCGGCCACGGCAACGGCAATACCTTGGCGACTGTCGCCGGTGCGGTAGGCGGCGGCTTTGCCGGCAATGAAGTGGAAAAACGCACCCGTACCAACACCACTTACCAAGTCATGGTGCGCATGGAAGACGGCAAGTTGCGCAGCTTCCCGCAATCCGGCCAGGGCTGGCGTGTCGGTGATCCGGTCCGGGTCGTCAACGGCCATCTGGAAGGTCGCGGCTAA
- the lysS gene encoding lysine--tRNA ligase: MTTDNQQQPVPQDENKIIAERRNKLGALRSQGVAFPNDFRPTHKADAVQAEYAGQDGETLDAAAVKVVVAGRMMLKRVMGKASFATLQDASGSKADGRIQLFITKENIGEDNYDSFKHYDLGDILGAEGTLFKTKTGELSIKVTTLRLLTKSLRPLPDKFHGLADQETKYRQRYVDLIMNEETRRTFKARTAAMSSIRRFMEKNDFMEVETPMLHAIPGGAAAKPFITHHNALDMQMFMRIAPELYLKRLVVGGFERVFEVNRNFRNEGVSPRHNPEFTMMEFYAAYVDYQWLMTFTEQVIRQAAVDAHGTATLTYQGRELDLSKPFQRLTIVGAINKYAPQYQDAQLQDAEFIKAELKKFGVKPHAHSGLGALQLALFEETAEAQLWDPTYIVDYPVEVSPLARASDTVPGITERFELFITGREIANGFSELNDSEDQAARFQAQVAAKDAGDEEAMYYDADYIRALEYGMPPTGGCGIGIDRLMMLITDSPNIRDVILFPHLRRED; the protein is encoded by the coding sequence ATGACGACAGACAATCAGCAGCAACCTGTCCCGCAAGACGAAAACAAGATCATCGCGGAACGCCGCAACAAGCTCGGCGCCTTGCGCAGCCAGGGTGTAGCCTTCCCTAACGATTTCCGCCCGACGCACAAAGCGGATGCGGTGCAGGCGGAATATGCCGGCCAGGATGGCGAAACGCTCGATGCCGCCGCCGTCAAGGTAGTCGTCGCAGGCCGCATGATGCTCAAGCGCGTAATGGGCAAGGCATCCTTCGCGACCTTGCAGGACGCCTCCGGCAGCAAGGCCGACGGCCGCATCCAGCTGTTCATCACCAAGGAAAACATCGGTGAAGACAACTACGACAGCTTCAAGCACTACGACCTCGGCGACATCCTCGGCGCCGAAGGCACGCTGTTCAAGACCAAGACCGGTGAGCTGTCGATCAAGGTCACCACGCTGCGCCTGCTGACCAAATCGCTGCGTCCGCTGCCGGACAAGTTCCACGGCCTGGCCGATCAGGAAACCAAGTACCGCCAGCGCTACGTTGACCTGATCATGAACGAAGAAACGCGTCGCACCTTCAAGGCGCGCACTGCCGCCATGTCCTCAATCCGCCGTTTCATGGAAAAGAACGACTTCATGGAAGTTGAAACGCCGATGCTGCACGCCATCCCCGGCGGCGCCGCGGCCAAACCGTTCATCACCCACCACAATGCACTGGACATGCAGATGTTCATGCGCATCGCCCCTGAGCTGTACCTGAAGCGGCTGGTGGTCGGCGGCTTTGAGCGCGTGTTTGAAGTCAATCGCAATTTCCGTAACGAAGGCGTGTCGCCGCGCCACAATCCGGAATTCACGATGATGGAATTCTATGCCGCCTACGTTGACTATCAGTGGCTGATGACCTTCACCGAACAGGTGATCCGCCAGGCTGCGGTCGATGCCCACGGCACCGCCACCCTGACCTATCAAGGTCGTGAACTGGACCTGAGCAAGCCGTTCCAGCGCCTGACTATCGTCGGCGCCATCAACAAATACGCGCCACAATACCAGGACGCGCAATTGCAGGATGCGGAATTCATCAAGGCCGAGCTGAAGAAATTCGGCGTCAAGCCGCATGCGCATTCCGGCCTGGGCGCGCTGCAGCTGGCGTTGTTTGAAGAGACCGCCGAAGCACAGCTGTGGGATCCGACCTACATCGTCGACTATCCGGTGGAAGTATCGCCGCTGGCACGCGCCTCCGACACCGTGCCCGGCATCACCGAACGCTTCGAACTGTTCATCACCGGCCGCGAAATCGCCAACGGTTTCTCCGAGCTGAACGATTCCGAAGACCAGGCCGCGCGCTTCCAGGCCCAGGTAGCCGCCAAGGACGCCGGCGACGAAGAAGCCATGTACTACGACGCCGACTACATCCGCGCGCTGGAATACGGCATGCCTCCGACCGGCGGCTGCGGCATCGGCATCGACCGCCTGATGATGCTGATCACCGATTCGCCAAACATCCGCGACGTCATCCTGTTCCCGCACCTGCGCCGCGAGGACTGA
- the prfB gene encoding peptide chain release factor 2 (programmed frameshift), protein MEAERLNSLQNLLADLTSREAELRRYLDFDTKLEKLDQVNGELEDPEVWNDQKRAQDLGKEKKSLEAIVLTLTKIEADLRDTTDLFLMAREEQDEDTVEAVEADTEELRKLVEGMEFRRMFSNPMDPNNCFIDIQAGAGGTEAQDWASMLLRQYLRYCERKGFKVEILEQSDGEIAGIKTATLKVEGDYAYGFLRTETGVHRLVRKSPFDSANGRHTSFSSLFVYPEVDDSIDIDVNPADVRVDTYRASGAGGQHINKTDSAVRLTHMPSGIVVQCQNDRSQHRNRAEAWDMLKAKLYELELRKRMSEQQKLEDSKTDVGWGHQIRSYVLDQSRIKDLRTNFESGNTKAILDGDLDDFIAASLKQGV, encoded by the exons ATGGAAGCCGAACGCTTAAATTCCCTGCAAAACCTGCTCGCCGACCTGACCAGTCGCGAAGCCGAACTTCGGAGGTATCTT GACTTCGATACGAAGTTAGAGAAACTCGACCAGGTCAATGGCGAACTGGAAGATCCGGAAGTCTGGAACGACCAGAAGCGCGCCCAGGACCTGGGTAAAGAAAAGAAATCGCTGGAAGCCATCGTGCTGACGCTGACCAAGATCGAAGCCGATCTGCGCGACACCACCGATCTGTTCCTGATGGCCCGCGAAGAGCAGGATGAAGACACGGTAGAAGCGGTGGAAGCCGATACCGAGGAATTGCGCAAGCTGGTGGAAGGCATGGAATTCCGCCGCATGTTCAGCAATCCGATGGACCCGAACAACTGCTTCATCGACATCCAGGCCGGCGCCGGCGGCACCGAGGCCCAGGACTGGGCATCGATGCTGCTGCGCCAGTACCTGCGCTATTGCGAACGCAAGGGCTTCAAGGTCGAGATCCTGGAACAGTCCGACGGCGAAATCGCCGGCATCAAGACCGCCACCCTGAAAGTCGAAGGCGACTACGCCTATGGCTTCCTGCGCACCGAAACCGGCGTCCACCGCCTGGTGCGCAAGTCGCCATTCGATTCCGCCAACGGCCGTCATACCTCGTTTTCCAGCTTGTTCGTCTATCCGGAAGTGGATGATTCGATCGATATCGACGTCAATCCCGCCGATGTGCGCGTCGATACTTATCGCGCTTCCGGCGCCGGCGGCCAGCACATCAACAAGACCGACTCGGCGGTGCGCCTGACGCACATGCCGTCCGGGATTGTGGTGCAATGCCAGAATGACCGCAGCCAGCACCGCAACCGCGCCGAAGCGTGGGACATGCTGAAAGCCAAGCTGTACGAACTGGAACTGCGCAAGCGCATGAGCGAGCAGCAGAAACTGGAAGACTCCAAGACCGACGTCGGCTGGGGCCACCAGATCCGCTCTTACGTGCTGGACCAGTCGCGCATCAAGGATTTGCGTACCAACTTCGAGAGCGGCAACACCAAGGCCATCCTCGACGGCGACCTGGACGATTTCATCGCGGCCTCGCTCAAGCAAGGCGTGTAA
- a CDS encoding helix-turn-helix domain-containing protein: protein MRKSDNYASAWDPIANAAEQAGNLHTRSELLEKIGEIVQQSGWTDADAANHCGVSQARMDDLLCGRVAHFSLDALVNIATALGLHVHVELAPA from the coding sequence ATGCGCAAATCCGACAACTACGCCAGCGCTTGGGACCCGATTGCCAATGCGGCTGAGCAAGCCGGCAACCTGCATACGCGTTCTGAACTGCTGGAAAAAATCGGCGAAATCGTACAGCAGAGCGGATGGACGGACGCCGACGCTGCCAATCATTGCGGGGTCAGCCAGGCGCGCATGGACGATCTGTTGTGCGGCCGCGTAGCGCATTTTTCCCTGGATGCCCTGGTTAACATCGCCACAGCGCTCGGCCTGCACGTGCATGTGGAACTGGCGCCAGCCTGA
- a CDS encoding DJ-1/PfpI family protein produces MLSVGILVFDDVEILDFSGPYEVFSTAARVHGKSNGHGPAAHLFKCFLVAPAMQPVRARGGMKVLPDCVLTPSADLDVLLVPGGDVAVILKNDAVIQWIAAQSQGTAIMASVCTGAFLLAKAGLLNGLDVTTHWEDQDELQAGFPSLNVKPGVAWIDCGKVVTSGGISAGIDMSLHLVERLAGRSLADATARQMEYRWLQ; encoded by the coding sequence ATGTTGAGCGTGGGAATATTAGTGTTTGACGATGTTGAGATCCTGGATTTTTCCGGACCCTACGAAGTATTTTCGACGGCCGCCCGGGTTCACGGCAAGAGCAACGGTCACGGCCCCGCGGCGCATCTGTTCAAGTGCTTCCTGGTTGCGCCCGCCATGCAGCCGGTGCGGGCGAGAGGGGGTATGAAAGTGTTGCCGGACTGTGTGCTGACGCCGTCTGCCGACCTCGACGTACTGCTGGTGCCGGGCGGCGATGTGGCGGTAATACTCAAGAACGACGCGGTGATCCAATGGATCGCCGCGCAGTCGCAAGGAACGGCCATCATGGCCTCGGTCTGCACCGGCGCCTTCCTGCTGGCCAAGGCTGGCCTGCTGAACGGACTGGATGTCACCACGCACTGGGAAGACCAGGATGAGTTGCAAGCCGGTTTTCCGAGTTTGAATGTGAAGCCAGGCGTGGCCTGGATAGATTGCGGTAAAGTGGTGACTTCCGGCGGTATATCGGCGGGTATCGACATGAGCCTGCACCTGGTCGAGCGCCTGGCCGGACGTTCGCTGGCCGACGCCACCGCCAGACAGATGGAGTACAGATGGCTGCAATAA
- a CDS encoding GlxA family transcriptional regulator has translation MAAITDNPRQAETTIPVYFLLRDATMTLDLMGPAEVLRYANRIAEREGRADFFDLRYVSAAERINTSLGLGLTGFGPLPDSLPPNAMVVLHGCVGSDDDFSSANDQRAVAWLRAQWQDTHRLLCSCTGALLAGYAGLLDGRQCTTHHSHCDALRSIAPRAHVLENRIFVEDRNVYTSAGVTTGIDLTLHVVAQIAGHARSASIARSLVIYMRRAGSDPQLSPWQACRNHLHPAVHRVQDAIIGDPAHDWDLPQLADIACASERHLTRLFREHTGCSLVDYIQRIRVALVRELLTQSKLDMEQVAQQAGFNSTRQLRRVWSKFENFPPSQQRQLSS, from the coding sequence ATGGCTGCAATAACTGACAACCCGCGCCAGGCCGAGACCACGATTCCGGTCTATTTCCTGCTGCGCGACGCCACCATGACGCTTGACCTGATGGGTCCGGCGGAGGTGCTGCGCTATGCCAACCGGATTGCAGAGCGCGAAGGCCGCGCCGATTTTTTCGACCTGCGTTATGTGAGCGCCGCCGAGCGCATCAACACCTCGCTCGGACTCGGCCTGACCGGCTTCGGGCCTTTGCCGGACAGTTTGCCGCCTAACGCCATGGTGGTGCTGCACGGCTGCGTCGGCAGCGACGACGATTTCAGCAGCGCCAACGACCAGCGCGCCGTGGCCTGGCTGCGCGCGCAGTGGCAGGATACCCATCGCCTGCTGTGCAGCTGCACCGGCGCTTTGCTGGCAGGCTATGCGGGTTTGCTGGATGGCCGCCAGTGCACCACCCACCACAGCCATTGCGACGCCTTGCGCAGCATCGCGCCGCGCGCCCACGTACTGGAAAACCGCATCTTCGTCGAAGACCGCAATGTCTACACCAGCGCCGGCGTCACCACCGGCATCGACCTGACCCTGCACGTGGTCGCACAAATCGCCGGCCACGCCCGCAGCGCCTCGATTGCCCGTTCGCTGGTGATCTACATGCGCCGCGCCGGCAGCGATCCGCAGCTGTCGCCCTGGCAGGCTTGCCGCAATCACCTGCATCCGGCGGTGCACCGGGTGCAGGACGCCATCATCGGCGATCCCGCCCACGATTGGGACCTGCCGCAGCTGGCCGACATCGCCTGCGCCAGCGAACGCCATCTGACCCGGCTGTTCCGCGAGCATACTGGCTGCAGCCTGGTTGACTACATCCAGCGCATCCGCGTCGCCCTGGTGCGTGAGCTGCTGACCCAGTCCAAGCTAGACATGGAACAAGTAGCTCAGCAAGCCGGCTTCAACTCCACAAGACAATTGCGTCGTGTCTGGAGCAAATTCGAAAACTTCCCGCCCAGCCAGCAACGCCAGCTCAGCAGCTAA
- the recJ gene encoding single-stranded-DNA-specific exonuclease RecJ: MTRITTRPYSFRDSERLHQSGIHPVLARVYSARGLLDVKELESELTALIPPAGLLHIDAAASFLADAIAAQKKMVIVADYDCDGATACAVGLRGLRLLGANIDFIVPNRFEYGYGLTPEIVELTAREKSPDIIVTVDNGIASIDGVEEANRRGIEVVVTDHHLPADTLPAARVIVNPNQPECGFPSKNLAGVGVMFYVLLALRAEMRKRGVFDAKSQPKLDVLLDLVALGTVADVVKLDANNRILVAQGLKRMRAGRMHAGIAALFRAAGREARRATPFDLGFALGPRLNAAGRLADMALGIECLTTDDEGRAWAIAQQLDTINRERRDIEAGMQDTALALLDDFKPQDSTTISVFDASWHQGVIGIVASRLKDKFYRPTITFAPGGEGLIKGSGRSIPGFHLRDALDLVSKHAPSLIQKFGGHAMAAGLTIRADAFDAFAEAFEKVGREWLGKSQLERVVETDGPLEDAYYTTQFIELMDGQVWGQGFAPPLFCDEFRVVSQRILKEKHLKLLLERNGTRYDAIWFGHTDELGSKAKVAFRLDANEYSGVTKVQLMVEHAEPM; this comes from the coding sequence ATGACCCGCATCACCACCCGCCCCTATTCCTTCCGCGACTCTGAACGGCTGCACCAGAGCGGCATCCATCCGGTGCTGGCGCGCGTCTACAGCGCGCGCGGCCTGCTCGATGTCAAGGAACTGGAAAGCGAACTGACGGCGCTGATTCCGCCAGCCGGCCTGCTGCACATCGACGCCGCCGCCAGCTTCCTGGCCGACGCCATCGCCGCGCAAAAGAAAATGGTGATCGTCGCCGACTACGATTGCGACGGCGCCACCGCCTGCGCGGTCGGCCTGCGCGGCTTGCGGCTGCTGGGCGCGAATATCGATTTCATCGTGCCCAACCGTTTCGAGTACGGCTACGGCCTGACGCCGGAGATCGTCGAACTGACCGCGCGCGAGAAATCGCCCGACATCATCGTCACGGTCGACAACGGCATCGCCAGCATCGACGGTGTGGAAGAAGCCAACCGGCGCGGCATCGAGGTAGTGGTCACCGACCACCACTTGCCGGCGGATACCTTGCCGGCGGCGCGCGTCATCGTCAACCCCAACCAGCCGGAATGCGGTTTTCCCAGCAAGAACCTGGCGGGCGTCGGCGTCATGTTCTATGTCTTGCTGGCGTTACGCGCCGAAATGCGCAAGCGCGGCGTGTTCGATGCCAAGAGCCAGCCGAAGCTGGACGTGCTGCTGGACCTGGTGGCGCTCGGCACGGTAGCCGACGTCGTCAAGCTGGACGCCAACAACCGCATCCTGGTCGCACAAGGCTTGAAGCGCATGCGCGCCGGCCGCATGCATGCCGGCATTGCCGCCCTGTTCCGCGCAGCCGGCCGTGAGGCACGCCGCGCCACCCCTTTCGATCTCGGCTTCGCGCTGGGACCGCGCCTGAACGCCGCCGGCCGCCTGGCCGATATGGCGCTCGGGATCGAATGTCTGACCACGGACGACGAGGGCCGCGCCTGGGCCATCGCCCAGCAGCTCGACACCATCAACCGCGAACGGCGCGATATCGAAGCCGGCATGCAGGATACCGCGCTGGCCTTGCTGGATGATTTCAAACCGCAGGACAGCACTACCATCAGCGTGTTCGACGCCTCCTGGCACCAGGGCGTGATCGGCATCGTGGCGTCACGCCTGAAGGACAAGTTCTATCGGCCGACGATTACCTTTGCGCCGGGCGGCGAAGGCTTGATCAAGGGCTCGGGCCGCTCGATCCCCGGCTTTCATCTGCGCGACGCGCTGGACCTGGTGTCCAAGCACGCGCCCAGCCTGATCCAGAAATTCGGCGGCCATGCGATGGCGGCCGGGCTGACTATTCGCGCCGATGCCTTCGATGCCTTTGCCGAAGCGTTTGAAAAAGTAGGACGCGAGTGGCTGGGCAAGAGCCAGCTGGAACGCGTGGTGGAAACCGACGGCCCCCTGGAAGACGCTTATTACACCACCCAGTTCATCGAACTGATGGACGGCCAGGTATGGGGCCAAGGCTTTGCGCCGCCGCTGTTTTGCGACGAGTTCCGGGTGGTCAGCCAGCGCATCCTCAAGGAGAAGCATCTGAAGCTGCTGCTGGAGCGTAATGGCACGCGCTATGACGCGATCTGGTTCGGCCATACCGATGAACTGGGGAGCAAGGCCAAGGTGGCGTTTCGGCTGGATGCCAATGAATATAGCGGAGTGACCAAGGTGCAGCTGATGGTGGAGCATGCGGAACCGATGTAA
- a CDS encoding DinB family protein: protein MNAQNLFTTLFEYKTWANETLFATIGALPEDAHEREKHDAIRILNHVYVVDCIFQANLQRLPHVYKGLNTPATPALADLHAAVRATDGWLLAYAGGLSDEELDEAVDFTFVDGSPGRMTRAEMLMHVLTHGNYHRGAVGRILSQIGVPPQRDTLTVFMHRPERAHAGQ from the coding sequence ATGAACGCACAAAACTTGTTTACCACCTTGTTCGAATACAAAACCTGGGCCAACGAGACCTTATTTGCCACCATCGGCGCCTTGCCTGAGGATGCCCACGAGCGCGAGAAGCATGACGCGATCCGCATCCTGAATCACGTCTATGTAGTGGATTGCATATTTCAAGCCAACCTACAGCGCCTGCCGCACGTCTACAAAGGTTTGAACACGCCGGCCACGCCTGCGCTTGCCGATCTGCACGCGGCGGTGCGCGCGACCGATGGCTGGCTGCTTGCGTATGCCGGCGGTTTAAGCGACGAGGAGCTGGATGAAGCCGTCGACTTCACTTTCGTCGACGGCTCGCCGGGACGGATGACGCGCGCCGAGATGCTGATGCATGTGCTCACGCACGGCAATTACCATCGCGGTGCGGTCGGCCGTATCCTGTCGCAGATTGGCGTGCCGCCGCAGCGCGATACGCTGACGGTGTTCATGCACCGGCCGGAGCGTGCGCACGCCGGCCAGTAA
- a CDS encoding TonB-dependent siderophore receptor: protein MRKQLAGICTAMLAHGVIAADAQAQANTSATVSENTLPIVSVKASRDDAAENGYQAKRASVASRSDAALIDVPQAVSVVTSQFLQDRQPSSLAESLDTVSGIRMGNTLGGTLDAIIKRGFGDNRDNSMLRDGMLSVQPRNFTPTTERIEVLKGPSSMLYGSMDPGGVINVISKKPLLENQRSVTLSGSSYGGISEQVDLTGPIGDSGLAYRLIADHQRNNYWRNFGETTQSVLAPSLAWYGRDTTLSFAYEHMNYSVPIDRGTIIDPRSGNPVAVPKERRFDEAYNVSAGRSDAVNLRFDHKLNADWTLHGGYGFSRSYYNDWQARVLSVNYVTGIATRRVDATQNGVQSAHTLTLNLEGKFNWGEIRHDIVGGLDYMRNYRVLGDLYRGPSNSQFNIYNPVYGQLTPAGSKISPADSDQTDKLISRGVFLQDSIHLDERWILLAGARYEYFNELTGKGRPFIVGSKVTAGRATPRAGVVYKLAPDWSMYASYSESFKPNTSIATPIGELPPELAKGYEIGSKLETENLTATLAIFDIQKRNIQTTETINGINYTRNAGKARSRGLEFDATGRISQNLSLVGSYAYTEARYADDPKLAGNPLPNTPKHAASLYLTRDFGISRIGPVEGRIRAGAGARVFSSLPVGDGTGKVYRLPYGRVMDAFVSWNTLIEGQSVDWQFNVKNLFDSTYYTASCCSGTPFVNIGAGREFTLSAKLNF, encoded by the coding sequence TTGAGAAAGCAATTAGCAGGAATATGTACGGCCATGCTGGCGCACGGCGTCATTGCAGCCGATGCGCAAGCACAAGCAAACACAAGTGCGACAGTCAGTGAAAATACGCTGCCGATCGTGTCTGTCAAAGCCAGCCGGGACGACGCGGCGGAAAACGGCTACCAGGCGAAACGCGCATCCGTCGCCAGCCGCAGCGACGCCGCCCTGATCGACGTCCCGCAAGCGGTCAGCGTAGTCACCTCCCAGTTCCTGCAGGACCGCCAGCCGAGCAGCCTGGCGGAATCGCTGGATACGGTGTCCGGCATCCGCATGGGCAATACGCTGGGCGGCACGCTGGACGCCATCATCAAGCGCGGCTTCGGCGACAACCGCGACAATTCGATGCTGCGCGACGGCATGCTGTCGGTGCAGCCGCGCAATTTCACGCCAACTACGGAGCGCATCGAAGTGCTGAAAGGACCGTCGTCCATGCTCTACGGCAGCATGGATCCGGGCGGCGTGATCAACGTCATCAGCAAAAAGCCACTGCTGGAAAACCAGCGTTCCGTCACGCTCAGCGGCTCCAGCTACGGCGGCATCAGCGAACAGGTCGACCTGACCGGACCGATCGGCGATTCCGGGCTGGCATACCGCCTGATCGCGGATCACCAGCGCAACAATTACTGGCGCAACTTCGGCGAGACCACGCAATCGGTGCTGGCACCATCGCTGGCCTGGTACGGCCGCGACACTACCCTGTCGTTCGCCTACGAACACATGAATTACTCGGTGCCGATCGACCGCGGCACCATCATCGATCCGCGCAGCGGCAATCCGGTTGCGGTGCCCAAGGAACGCCGCTTCGACGAAGCCTACAATGTCTCCGCCGGCCGCTCGGACGCCGTCAACCTGCGCTTCGACCATAAACTGAATGCCGACTGGACCCTGCATGGCGGCTATGGCTTCAGCCGCAGCTACTATAACGACTGGCAGGCGCGCGTATTGTCGGTCAACTATGTCACCGGCATCGCCACCCGGCGCGTCGACGCCACCCAAAACGGCGTGCAATCGGCCCACACGTTGACCCTGAACCTGGAAGGCAAATTCAACTGGGGCGAGATCCGCCACGATATCGTCGGCGGCCTCGATTACATGCGCAACTACCGAGTACTGGGCGATCTCTATCGCGGCCCGAGCAATAGCCAGTTCAATATCTACAATCCGGTATATGGCCAGTTGACGCCGGCCGGCAGCAAGATCAGCCCGGCCGACAGCGACCAGACCGACAAGCTGATTTCGCGCGGCGTGTTCCTGCAGGATTCTATCCATCTGGATGAGCGCTGGATCTTGCTGGCCGGCGCCCGCTATGAATATTTCAACGAACTGACCGGCAAGGGCCGTCCCTTCATCGTCGGCAGCAAGGTCACCGCCGGACGGGCGACGCCGCGCGCCGGCGTGGTCTACAAGCTGGCGCCAGACTGGTCGATGTACGCCAGCTACAGTGAATCGTTCAAGCCCAACACTTCTATCGCCACACCGATCGGCGAACTGCCGCCGGAACTGGCCAAGGGTTATGAAATCGGCTCCAAGCTGGAAACCGAAAACCTGACCGCGACGCTGGCGATCTTCGATATCCAGAAGCGCAACATCCAGACCACCGAAACCATCAACGGCATCAACTACACCCGCAACGCCGGCAAGGCGCGCTCACGCGGCCTGGAGTTCGACGCCACCGGCCGCATCAGCCAGAACCTGAGCCTGGTCGGCAGCTACGCTTATACTGAAGCGCGCTACGCCGACGATCCCAAGCTGGCCGGCAACCCCTTGCCGAACACGCCGAAGCATGCGGCCTCTCTGTACCTGACGCGCGATTTCGGCATCTCGCGCATCGGCCCGGTCGAAGGCCGCATCAGAGCCGGCGCCGGCGCCCGCGTGTTCAGCAGCCTGCCGGTGGGCGACGGCACTGGCAAGGTGTATCGCCTGCCCTACGGCCGCGTGATGGATGCATTCGTTTCGTGGAACACCTTGATCGAAGGGCAATCGGTAGACTGGCAGTTCAACGTCAAGAATCTTTTCGATTCGACCTACTACACCGCCAGCTGCTGCAGCGGCACACCCTTCGTCAATATCGGCGCCGGCCGCGAGTTCACGCTCAGCGCCAAGCTGAATTTCTGA
- the mgrA gene encoding L-glyceraldehyde 3-phosphate reductase produces the protein MSYHASSKRYDEMQYRFCGRSGLKLPLLSMGLWHNFGDTTSLARQREMVHTAFDLGITHFDLANNYGPPYGSAETNFGRILKEDLRPYRDELIISSKAGWDMWPGPYGQGGGSRKYVLASLDQSLQRLGLDYVDIFYSHRFDPETPLEETMSALATAVQQGKALYVGVSSYSPAKTAEAAQLLRDWKVPCLIHQPSYNMFNRWIEDGLLDTLEQEGMGCITFTALAQGLLSDKYLNGVPQDSRINREGGGSLQQAHLSPENLARVRTLNEIAKTRGQSLAQMALAWVLRDPRVTTTLIGASSPAQIRENVAALQRLDFTTEELAAIDEQAKEGGINLWERSIKELAP, from the coding sequence ATGAGTTATCACGCATCAAGCAAGCGCTACGACGAAATGCAGTACCGTTTCTGCGGCCGTAGCGGCCTCAAGCTGCCGTTGTTGTCGATGGGACTCTGGCACAACTTCGGCGACACTACCTCGCTGGCGCGCCAGCGTGAGATGGTGCATACCGCTTTCGACCTTGGCATCACCCATTTCGACCTGGCCAACAACTACGGCCCGCCGTACGGCAGCGCCGAAACCAATTTTGGTCGTATCCTCAAGGAAGACCTGCGGCCTTACCGCGACGAGTTGATCATCTCTAGCAAGGCGGGCTGGGACATGTGGCCGGGGCCTTACGGGCAGGGCGGCGGTTCGCGCAAGTACGTGCTGGCCAGCCTCGACCAGAGCCTCCAGCGGCTGGGCCTGGATTACGTCGATATCTTTTATTCGCACCGCTTCGATCCGGAGACGCCGCTGGAAGAAACCATGAGCGCGCTGGCGACTGCCGTGCAACAGGGCAAGGCGCTGTATGTCGGCGTCTCTTCCTATTCGCCGGCCAAGACGGCAGAAGCGGCGCAGCTGCTGCGCGACTGGAAAGTGCCTTGTTTGATCCATCAGCCGTCCTACAACATGTTCAATCGCTGGATCGAAGATGGCTTGCTGGATACGCTGGAACAGGAGGGCATGGGCTGCATTACTTTCACCGCCCTGGCGCAAGGGCTGCTGAGCGACAAGTACCTGAACGGCGTGCCGCAGGATTCGCGTATCAACCGCGAGGGCGGCGGTTCGCTGCAGCAAGCCCACCTGAGCCCGGAAAACCTGGCGCGGGTGCGGACTCTCAACGAGATCGCCAAGACCCGCGGCCAGAGCCTGGCGCAGATGGCGCTGGCCTGGGTATTGCGCGATCCGCGCGTGACCACCACCCTGATCGGCGCCAGCAGCCCGGCCCAGATCCGGGAAAACGTAGCCGCCTTGCAACGCCTGGATTTTACGACGGAAGAGCTGGCAGCGATCGATGAGCAGGCTAAAGAAGGCGGCATCAACCTGTGGGAACGCTCCATAAAAGAGCTGGCGCCCTGA